The following is a genomic window from Staphylococcus capitis subsp. capitis.
TATTCCAGCATTGATTGGGTTCATCATCGGATTGATAGTGTTTAAAGTTCGAGGAAGTAAGCAACCACAATCGTAATAAAGTTCATAACATTAAAAGCTATGTTCATCTTTCATTTGTGTGATGAACATAGCTTTTTTTCTACCATAATACAATATGGTGCTATTTTGGAACTTCATTTTCCGAAAGGTCATTAATCTAAGAATAAATTAATACTTGTGCGATGAGTAGACCTCCACCGAAGACAAGCACGAAAGCGACCACAGGCCAGACGAACTTCAACCAGTGGGAGTAGCGCATGTTAAGCATCTGTAAGGTTGCCATGACGAGCCCTGTTGGTGCAAGGAATAACATAGCATATTGTCCAAATTGATAAGTGGTAACAATAACGAATCTAGGTATGCCAACTGTATCGGCAAGTGGTGCGAATATTGGCATAGATAGTACGGCTAAACCAGATGATGACGGTACGATAAAACCTAGGAAGAAGAAAATAACTAATAGAACGATAATAAATAATGGACCACTCATATGTTGCACGATGGAAGATGAGAAGTGCAAAATCGTGTCTGAGATTAACCCTTTATTTAACACTAAGTTGATGCCACGTGCTAGACCAATGATGAGTGACACTCCGACAAGACTTGATGCGCCGTTAACAAATGCATCTACAGTACCTTTCTCTCCTAGACCATATCTGCCCATGCCTGCAATAAACATAATAATAATAGTAAATATTAGGAATGCAGACGCCATAACTGGGAACCACCAGCCTTGAGTCATAACGCCCCATACCATGATAGGGAAGGGTATAACGAACAAGGTGAGGATGATTTTCTTACGTAATGTAAATTCTGATGAACTGTTTTGGTCCATCACTGACCATTGTTTCTCAAATTCAGCTTTATCTTCATATGCGTATGACGCTTTAGGTTCTTGCTTAATTTTTTTGCAGTACCAATAGAGATAACAAACAACGAATATCGTTCCGACGACACATGCACCTATTCTCCAGTACAACCCGTCTGTAAATGTGGTTCCTGCTGCGTTAGACGCGATGACTACTGAGAAAGGATTAATCGTTGAAAATGTACTACCAATAGAACTTGCTAAAAAGATGGCTCCCACAGAAACGATGGAGTCATATCCTAGTGCGATGAAAATGGGAACGAGTACAGGATAAAAGGCGACAGCTTCTTCCTCGATGCCACAAAGCGTACCTCCTAGAACCATTAAAATAGCGACGAAAGCAATTAACATGAATTCATGACCTTTGGTCTTTTGAGTTAAAGCGAGTAAACCGGATTCGAACGAACCACTTGCTTGGACTACGCCAATAAGTCCACCTAATACAAGTATGAATACCATAATATCTACAGCTTCTATGGTACCTTTAACCATACTACTCGTAATTTGATCGAGCCCTGCAGGATGTTGTTTTAAACGCTCATACGTATTTGGAATTGAAACAGGTTTATTAATCGCGCCAGATTTAAATTGTTCAATTTTAATTTTTACGCCCATCTTATCAAGTTCTTTTTGAGTTCCTGGGACTTTTTTAACATGATGATGTGGATTGACGATTTTTAATTCCTGTGAAGCGGGTTCGTACGATAATTTTGAATAGGCTCCTGCAGGAATAAGCCATGTTGCTATTACAGCAACAACAGTTAATAAGAATAGAATCATAAATGCCCCGGGCATCCGCAACTTGAATCGCTTTTTCTTTTTATCTGGTTTGATAGCATCTTCCAATTGAGTCATCTCCTTTATAATCTAATAACCGAGAATCATGAAGATTATGTTTATTTATCAAGAATTATTGATTAAATTTCCATTAAATAAGTGCACCCTGTTTCATTTGGGGAGTGGAGGGATGCAGGGTGCACCATTTTGTCAGTATTCATCATGAAAATTGCATATATAATAGTTAAATGATGTTAGTTTCTAGTACAACTTAAGATATTATTTTTTGATAAGGGTACCAATTTTACCTTCAAGTGCGTTGTCTAATTGATCTAATGAAGTAATTAAAACGCTACCTTTAGGATTGTTCTTAATAAATGAAATGGCCGATTCTATTTTGGGAAGCATGCTACCTTTAGCAAATTGATCCTCTTTAATATAAGCTTCCAATTCTTCTGGTGTTACCGTTTTGAGGGCTTTTTGATTGTCAGTGTTATAGTTAACGTAAACATAGTCAATAGCTGTCAAAATAATTAATTGATCACAGTGAATATCTGCGCCAAGGAGAGCACTTGTTTTGTCCTTGTCTATGACCGCATCAACGCCTTTAAAGCTATCGTGTTGTTCACGAATGACTGGTACGCCTCCGCCACCTGCTGCAATTACAAGTGTGCCATTCTCGATTAAAGTCTTGATACTTTCTAGTTCAACAATGGACTTTGGTTGAGGTGAAGGGACCACACGTCTGTAGCCACGACCGGCATCTTCAACGAAGCTATAATGTTTTTCTTTTTCAATACGTTCAGCAGTCTCTTTATCATAAAAGAGACCAATGGGTTTTGTAGGATGACTAAAGGCTTTATCATCTGGATCAACTTCAACTTGCGTCACTAGTGTAACCACTTGTTTGTCTATGCCCAACGCATGTAATTCATTTTGCAAACTTTCTTGGAGTTGATAGCCTATATACGCTTGACTCATTGCACCACATTCTGCGAAAGGAAAGGCAGGACCTTGATCATGTTCAGCCGCGTAGTTTAATCCTAAATTGATGCTACCGACTTGAGGACCATTACCATGACTAATAACAATTTCATGCCCTTTAGTTATGAGTCCAACGAGTGATTTAGCAGTGTTTTTTACTAATTCGAGTTGTTCTTTTGGCGATTGACCTAACGCATTACCGCCTAATGCTACAACAATTTTTGCCACTTGAATAACCTCCTGTCTGTCTTAGAATTCACCTAAAGTAGCAACCATAACTGCTTTTATTGTGTGCATTCTATTTTCAGCTTCTTGGAATACTACAGACGCTTTACTTTCAAATACCTCATCTGTAACTTCCATTTCACTTATGCCGTATTGTTCATAAATCTGTTTACCGATTTTAGTGTCAGTATTGTGGAATGAAGGTAGACAATGTTCAAAAATCACATTTGGATTGCCTGTTTTATCCATTAATTCTTTGTTTACACGGTATGGTTCTAATAATTTAAGACGCTCTTGCCATACCTCGTCTGGTTCACCCATAGATACCCATACATCTGTATAGATAACGTCAGAGTCTTTAACCCCTTTATCGATATCATCTGTAATAAGGATGTTGCCTCCATTCTCATCGGCGATACGTTTGCAACGGTTAAGTAATTCATCAGTAGGATTTAATTCTTGCGGACAAACAAGGTGGAAATTCATGCCCATGATAGCAGCGCCTTGCATTAATGCGTTTGCAACATTATTACGGCCATCACCGACATAAGTGAAGTTGATTTCGGAGTAGTCTTTCTTCAATACTTCTTTAGCAGTTAAGAAATCTGCAAGGACTTGCGTTGGGTGGTCTTCATCAGTTAAGCCATTCCATACTGGCACCCCTGAAAATTCAGCCAACGTTTCAACTATACGTTGTGAGAAGCCTCGGTACTCAATACCATCATACATGCCTCCTAGAACTCTTGCAGTATCTTTAGCAGTTTCTTTTTTACCCATTTGAGAGCCTGTAGGGCCTAAATACGTAACATTAGCTCCTTGATCATGAGCTGCGACTTCAAATGAACAACGTGTTCTTGTAGAGTCTTTTTCAAAAAGAAGAGCAATATTTTTATTTTTAAGCATAGGTTTTTCATTACCTATGTATTTGGCATGTTTCAAATCTTCAGCAAGATTTAATAGAAACTCCACCTCTTTCTGTGAAAAATCTAATAAAGTAAGAAAACTTCTGTTGCGTAAATTTTGCATTCTTTACAACTCCTTAAATTTGATTTCAAGGTCATTGTAAGCGTTAACTAATTAATATCAATAAAATTAAAAAGTTGTCATTTTTTATTAATAAATAATTGAAAATTTTTTTAAAATTTTATGTAATTTATGAAAAATTTGAATAAAAGGAGTATGTTTGTGGTATATCTGTTTTTAGATTGACGAATTTTTAAAGAAAATCATTATTATTTAAATATGATTTTCTTAATTTTAAAAAGTAAAAAAATCGTAGATAATAACATGAATTGTTAGCTTTTAAGTCATTGAAATTTAAGACAGACGTCAGTCTATTTAATAAGATTGTGACGCAAAATATTAATAAACTTTTAAAAACGTTTGGCACGTTTGGTTTTCTAGAAAAAGGGCATATGACACTATTGATAGAAAAAATACTTTAGAAAGATTCGGGCATATTAAATTTGAGGGGGAATTTCTCATGAAGATTTATAGGTTAGATTATCAACATCATAAAGATATTGTAGATGACAATGTGTTAACTGTATTTGTAGCGGCTAAAAATAAGAGTGAAGTAGAGGCATTTGCTAAAAAGTTAAGTTATTCTATTGAAACAATTACTAAGTTAACGCATAAAGAATTTGAGGAACAAAAAGCTGAAATCGAGCATTATAAACTTGAACATGCTGATCAATATTTAGATTAAATTGTTTATGGGGGAGAAACGTTATGGCTAATAAGCAATTCGAAACATTAACGGAAATCGCAAATGGTTTATATG
Proteins encoded in this region:
- the arcC gene encoding carbamate kinase → MAKIVVALGGNALGQSPKEQLELVKNTAKSLVGLITKGHEIVISHGNGPQVGSINLGLNYAAEHDQGPAFPFAECGAMSQAYIGYQLQESLQNELHALGIDKQVVTLVTQVEVDPDDKAFSHPTKPIGLFYDKETAERIEKEKHYSFVEDAGRGYRRVVPSPQPKSIVELESIKTLIENGTLVIAAGGGGVPVIREQHDSFKGVDAVIDKDKTSALLGADIHCDQLIILTAIDYVYVNYNTDNQKALKTVTPEELEAYIKEDQFAKGSMLPKIESAISFIKNNPKGSVLITSLDQLDNALEGKIGTLIKK
- the argF gene encoding ornithine carbamoyltransferase: MQNLRNRSFLTLLDFSQKEVEFLLNLAEDLKHAKYIGNEKPMLKNKNIALLFEKDSTRTRCSFEVAAHDQGANVTYLGPTGSQMGKKETAKDTARVLGGMYDGIEYRGFSQRIVETLAEFSGVPVWNGLTDEDHPTQVLADFLTAKEVLKKDYSEINFTYVGDGRNNVANALMQGAAIMGMNFHLVCPQELNPTDELLNRCKRIADENGGNILITDDIDKGVKDSDVIYTDVWVSMGEPDEVWQERLKLLEPYRVNKELMDKTGNPNVIFEHCLPSFHNTDTKIGKQIYEQYGISEMEVTDEVFESKASVVFQEAENRMHTIKAVMVATLGEF
- a CDS encoding YfcC family protein codes for the protein MEDAIKPDKKKKRFKLRMPGAFMILFLLTVVAVIATWLIPAGAYSKLSYEPASQELKIVNPHHHVKKVPGTQKELDKMGVKIKIEQFKSGAINKPVSIPNTYERLKQHPAGLDQITSSMVKGTIEAVDIMVFILVLGGLIGVVQASGSFESGLLALTQKTKGHEFMLIAFVAILMVLGGTLCGIEEEAVAFYPVLVPIFIALGYDSIVSVGAIFLASSIGSTFSTINPFSVVIASNAAGTTFTDGLYWRIGACVVGTIFVVCYLYWYCKKIKQEPKASYAYEDKAEFEKQWSVMDQNSSSEFTLRKKIILTLFVIPFPIMVWGVMTQGWWFPVMASAFLIFTIIIMFIAGMGRYGLGEKGTVDAFVNGASSLVGVSLIIGLARGINLVLNKGLISDTILHFSSSIVQHMSGPLFIIVLLVIFFFLGFIVPSSSGLAVLSMPIFAPLADTVGIPRFVIVTTYQFGQYAMLFLAPTGLVMATLQMLNMRYSHWLKFVWPVVAFVLVFGGGLLIAQVLIYS